The genomic DNA ATGTGGGCAAGACCTGTAACATAATTCATCTCCAATAAACGTCTCAGAGGAGTCAAATAGCTGCGGTGAACATTAAGAAGTTCCTCTCCGATTGAAGTGCCCAGCTCATCGTGATATGTGTCTAAAGTCATCTCATTCAAAAGAACCTTTCGCGCGAGGGTATATCCGTTTGTGTGTAATCCGCTTGAACGAAGAGCGATAATCAGATCGTTTTTTTCTATTTTCGATCCATCTATAAGTTTATCTCTCTCAACTACTCCGACAATCGTACCCACAAGGTCATAACGGTTTTCTCCGTAAATCTCCGGCATTTCAGCCATCTCACCGCCTATGAGACTACATCCTGATTCTCTGCATGCCTTAGCCATACCGCTGACAATATCTTTCATAGTTGATGCGACAAGATTTCCAACTCCCACGTAATCGAGAAAAAAAAGCGGCTTTGCTCCTGTTGAGAGGATATCATTGATGCAATGATTTACCAAATCCTCACCAATAGTGTCGAATTTGCCCGCTTCAGCCGCAACAAGAGTTTTGGTACCGACTCCATCGGTGGATGAGATAAGAACCGGTTTCTGGTATTCTTCAACGGGAAAGAGGAACTGAGCTCCGAAACTTCCCACATTTGAAAGTACATTCGAGGTGAATGTGGAACGAGCTAAATTACCTATTTCTTTAACAGCAGTCTCGCCGGCGGAAATATCGACTCCCGCTTCCTTATACGTCTGTCCCAATTATTCCCTGATTTTAAGGGTTGCCCGTGCGGGTATCTATAATCTAATCCTCATACATAGCGTCTATTTGACCGGCAAATTTTTCTATAACAATCTTACGCTTTATTT from Candidatus Neomarinimicrobiota bacterium includes the following:
- a CDS encoding phosphoribosylformylglycinamidine cyclo-ligase, which gives rise to MGQTYKEAGVDISAGETAVKEIGNLARSTFTSNVLSNVGSFGAQFLFPVEEYQKPVLISSTDGVGTKTLVAAEAGKFDTIGEDLVNHCINDILSTGAKPLFFLDYVGVGNLVASTMKDIVSGMAKACRESGCSLIGGEMAEMPEIYGENRYDLVGTIVGVVERDKLIDGSKIEKNDLIIALRSSGLHTNGYTLARKVLLNEMTLDTYHDELGTSIGEELLNVHRSYLTPLRRLLEMNYVTGLAHITGGGIESNSSRVLPDGLSLKIDWNSWTPNAVFNLIQRIGNVPLADMRHTFNMGIGFTIICRKDNSDNVLNILEEMNETPVIIGEIV